A single region of the Brassica rapa cultivar Chiifu-401-42 chromosome A03, CAAS_Brap_v3.01, whole genome shotgun sequence genome encodes:
- the LOC103860332 gene encoding alpha-1,6-mannosyl-glycoprotein 2-beta-N-acetylglucosaminyltransferase, which yields METPWKKQRLKDTALCRLGILFAVTVSLVLMLVSVPRTALNNPFSDIDFAPNRNVSLLSVARGNPISVRLHRRNSFPPRNLDLYPNLGKDRVVIVLYVHNRPQYLRVTVESLSKVEGISETLLIVSHDGYFEEMNKIVESIKFCQVKQIFSPYSPHIFRGSFPGTTAKDCKSKGDKDCEGHPDQYGNHRSPKIVSLKHHWWWMMNTVWDGLEESRDHDGHVLFIEEDHFLFPNAYRNIQTLARVKRVKCPDCFAANLAPSDVKSKGEGFDSLVAERMGNVGYSFNRSVWEKIRHKAREFCFFDDYNWDITMWATVFPSFGSPVYTLRGPRTSAVHFGKCGLHQGRGGEGDCMDNGVVNIEVKETDKVVNVKEEWGVRVFEHQPGYKAGFKGWGGWGDERDRRLCLDFATMYRFTSRDASP from the coding sequence ATGGAGACTCCTTGGAAGAAGCAGAGATTGAAAGATACGGCCTTATGTCGTTTAGGGATTCTCTTTGCAGTCACAGTCTCCTTAGTTCTCATGTTGGTCTCTGTACCCAGAACAGCTTTAAACAACCCCTTCTCCGACATTGATTTTGCACCCAACCGTAACGTCTCACTGCTAAGTGTCGCCAGAGGTAATCCAATCTCGGTTAGGCTGCATAGGAGGAACAGTTTCCCGCCGAGAAATCTGGATCTGTACCCGAATCTAGGGAAAGACCGTGTGGTTATCGTCTTGTACGTGCACAATCGTCCTCAGTATCTTCGAGTAACGGTTGAAAGCTTATCCAAAGTCGAAGGGATAAGCGAGACGTTGCTTATCGTTAGCCACGACGGTTACTTCGAAGAGATGAACAAGATTGTGGAGAGTATTAAGTTTTGTCAGGTGAAGCAGATCTTCTCGCCTTACTCTCCTCATATATTTAGAGGTAGTTTCCCTGGGACGACGGCGAAGGACTGCAAAAGCAAAGGTGATAAGGATTGTGAAGGCCATCCGGATCAGTATGGGAACCACCGGTCTCCGAAGATTGTTTCTTTGAAGCATCACTGGTGGTGGATGATGAACACCGTGTGGGATGGATTGGAGGAGAGTAGAGATCACGACGGTCACGTCCTTTTCATTGAAGAAGATCATTTTCTTTTCCCTAATGCTTACCGGAATATTCAGACTCTCGCGAGGGTGAAACGGGTGAAATGTCCTGACTGTTTTGCTGCTAACTTGGCGCCGTCTGATGTGAAGTCGAAGGGGGAAGGGTTTGATAGTTTGGTGGCGGAGAGGATGGGGAACGTTGGGTACTCTTTTAACAGAAGTGTGTGGGAGAAGATACGCCACAAGGCGAGAGAGTTTTGTTTCTTTGATGATTATAATTGGGATATAACTATGTGGGCGACGGTTTTCCCTTCGTTCGGTTCGCCTGTTTACACATTGAGAGGGCCTAGGACGAGTGCGGTTCACTTTGGGAAATGCGGGTTGCATCAAGGTAGAGGAGGGGAAGGTGATTGTATGGATAATGGGGTCGTGAACATTGAGGTTAAGGAAACGGATAAAGTTGTGAACGTAAAGGAGGAATGGGGAGTTCGGGTGTTTGAACATCAGCCTGGTTATAAAGCTGGTTTCAAAGGTTGGGGAGGTTGGGGAGACGAAAGGGATCGGCGTTTGTGTTTGGATTTTGCTACTATGTATCGTTTTACAAGCAGAGATGCATCTCCTTGA
- the LOC103860333 gene encoding cold and drought-regulated protein CORA, translating to MQLKKMTSKTLLLLGLFAFLLVVSEMAAASARQSGMVKSGSEETVHPDGYGGGHGGNGRGYGGRGSHGGKGGRGGHGGEAVQTKPDGFGGGHGGHGGHGGHGGHGGHGGHGGHGGEVIRTQSGH from the exons ATGCAGTTAAAGAAAATGACATCCAAGACTTTGCTTCTGTTAGGTCTCTTTGCATTTCTTCTAGTTGTCTCAGAAATGGCCGCGGCATCTGCAAGGCAGTCGG GCATGGTGAAGTCCGGAAGTGAGGAAACTGTGCACCCTGATGGATACGGAGGTGGTCATGGAGGCAATGGACGAGGTTACGGCGGAAGAGGAAGCCACGGGGGCAAAGGAGGAAGAGGTGGCCACGGAGGAGAAGCTGTTCAGACTAAGCCTGATGGATTTGGAGGTGGCCACGGGGGCCATGGAGGCCACGGGGGCCATGGAGGCCACGGGGGCCATGGGGGACACGGGGGGCACGGGGGAGAAGTTATTCGGACTCAGTCCGGTCACTAA
- the LOC103860334 gene encoding glycine-rich protein 3, which yields MASKALVLLGLFAVLFVISEVAATSEGQSVKSESEDTLQPDHSGGGGQGYNGGGGYNGGGGYNGGGGYNGGGHNGGGYNGGGHHGGGGGRGGGGYNGGGRGGGYCRHGCCYRGYRGCSRCCSYAGEAVQTQPGH from the exons atggCTTCCAAGGCATTAGTTTTGTTGGGTCTCTTTGCAGTTCTTTTCGTCATCTCAGAAGTTGCCGCGACATCCGAAGGGCAGTCAG TGAAGTCAGAGAGTGAGGATACCTTACAACCTGACCATTCTGGTGGTGGTGGCCAAGGCTACAACGGAGGCGGAGGTTACAACGGAGGGGGAGGTTACAACGGAGGGGGAGGTTACAACGGAGGAGGACACAACGGAGGAGGATACAACGGAGGAGGACAccatggaggaggaggaggccgTGGAGGAGGAGGATACAACGGAGGAGGCCGTGGAGGAGGTTACTGCCGCCACGGCTGCTGCTACAGAGGTTACCGTGGCTGCTCAAGGTGTTGCTCATATGCCGGCGAAGCTGTTCAGACACAGCCTGGCCACTAA
- the LOC103860335 gene encoding glycine-rich protein 3 short isoform → MGHYTHQLLLRYYFWIDHWCFERLLTMASKSLLLLSLIVVILIASEVAARDLADSSAENKNNEREEGMQTDQYGGYPGRGYGGYPGGGYGGNRGGGYGGNRGGGYGGRGGYGGRGRGYCRYGCCYRGYYGGCSRCCAYAGEAVQTQPESTDPAH, encoded by the exons ATGGGACACTATACTCACCAGCTCCTTCTTCGCTATTACTTTTGGATAGATCATTGGTGTTTTGAGAGATTGCTTACGATGGCTTCTAAATCTTTGCTTCTCTTAAGTCTCATTGTTGTTATCCTCATTGCCTCTGAGGTGGCAGCCAGGGACCTAGCTGATAGCTCGGCAGAAAATAAGAACAATG agagagaagaaggaaTGCAAACTGACCAGTATGGAGGGTATCCAGGAAGAGGGTACGGAGGATACCCCGGTGGTGGATATGGGGGAAACCGAGGTGGCGGATATGGCGGAAACCGCGGTGGTGGATACGGTGGTAGGGGCGGATACGGAGGTCGTGGAAGAGGATACTGTCGCTATGGTTGTTGCTACAGAGGCTACTACGGTGGCTGCTCTAGGTGCTGTGCTTATGCTGGTGAGGCTGTTCAAACTCAGCCGGAGAGTACTGATCCAGCTCACTAG
- the LOC103860337 gene encoding TLD domain-containing protein 2, translating to MRVRFSLCLTLFSSSPFLSPHHRQFSPHLDTPSIISDKSRLSLIIAMHALKDKVSQKLSNLFADSPSQSASPRHSLTDSPKASGKSFTSYFSFGARNENEDTESESPPPPPPPIRTDSYESVENCKKNQASSTTVGNDDYEGEMKELTESSAFISPDLCEFLHACLPNIVRGCKWVLVYSTLKHGISLRTLLRKSAELPGPCLLVAGDKQGAVFGAMLECPLTTTPKRKYQGTSQTFLFTTIYGQPRIFRPTGANRYYYMCMNEFLAFGGGGSFALCLDEDLLKATSGPSETFGNECLASSAEFELKNVELWGFAHASQYLSS from the exons ATGCGAGTCAGGTTCTCTCTCTGTCTCACCCTCTTTTCTTCCTCTCCTTTCCTTTCCCCACACCACCGACAATTCTCTCCGCATCTGGACACACCATCCATCATCTCCGACAAAAGTCGTCTGTCTCTGATCATCGCAATGCACGCTCTAAAGGACAAAGTCTCCCAGAAGCTTTCGAATCTCTTCGCCGATTCCCCTTCCCAATCTGCATCTCCTCGCCATTCCCTCACCGATTCTCCCAAG GCTTCAGGGAAATCGTTTACTTCCTATTTCTCATTTGGTGCTCGAAACGAGAACGAAGACACCGAATCTGAatcaccaccacctcctcctcctccaattAGAACAGACAGCTACGAGTCTGTTGAGAATTGCAAAAAGAACCAAGCTTCTTCGACAACGGTCGGTAATGATGACTACGAAGGAGAGATGAAGGAGTTAACAGAGAGCTCTGCTTTTATCTCTCCTGACTTGTGCGAGTTCTTGCACGCGTGTCTTCCTAATATCGTTAGAGGATGCAAATGGGTCTTGGTATAcag TACGTTGAAGCATGGGATATCGCTTCGTACGCTTCTGCGTAAAAGTGCTGAGCTTCCTGGTCCTTGTTTGCTG GTTGCTGGAGACAAACAAGGTGCGGTTTTTGGTGCTATGCTGGAATGTCCGTTAACAACTACTCCTAAGAGGAAATATCAG GGTACAAGCCAGACATTTTTGTTCACAACTATTTATGGTCAACCTCGCATATTTAGACCTACCG GTGCCAACCGATATTACTACATGTGTATGAATGAGTTTTTGGCTTTTGGAGGTGGAGGAAGCTTTGCCCTATGTTTAGACGAAGATTT GTTGAAAGCAACAAGTGGACCTTCTGAAACATTTGGCAACGAATGCTTAGCTAGCAGCGCAGAGTTTGAATTGAAGAATGTCGAG CTGTGGGGATTTGCGCATGCGTCTCAGTACCTCTCCTCCTGA
- the LOC103860336 gene encoding protein PROTON GRADIENT REGULATION 5, chloroplastic produces MAAASLSANQGLLGTSFYGGWGSSISGEDYHTMLAKTTAPRQNFAKLSRKPIRVQPMMKNVNEGKGLFAPLVVVTRNIVGKKRFNQLRGKAIALHSQVITEFCKSIGADAKQRQGLIRLAKKNGERLGFLA; encoded by the exons ATGGCTGCTGCTTCACTTTCTGCGAATCAAGGTTTACTAGGAACTTCCTTCTATGGAGGTTGGGGGAGTTCAATCTCCGGCGAGGATTACCACACCATGCTCGCCAAGACAACTGCGCCACGGCAAAACTTTGCTAAACTCTCACGGAAACCCATCAGAGTACAGCCAATGATGAAGAATGTCAACGAAGGCAAAGGCTTGTTCGCTCCTCTAGTCGTTGTCACCAGGAACATAGTAGGCAAGAAGAGGTTCAATCAGCTTAGAGGCAAAGCCATTGCTTTACACTCTCAG gtGATTACAGAGTTCTGCAAATCGATAGGAGCTGATGCAAAGCAGAGACAAGGATTGATTAGGCTTGCTAAGAAGAATGGAGAGAGGCTTGGCTTCCTCGCTTGA
- the LOC103860339 gene encoding autophagy-related protein 8d, which yields MAISSFKQEHPLEKRQAEASRIRDKYPDRIPVIVERAEKSDVPDIDKKKYLVPADLTVGQFVYVVRKRIKLSPEKAIFIFVKNILPPTAAIMSAIYEEHKDEDGFLYMSYSGENTFGIF from the exons ATGGCGATCAGTTCCTTCAAGCAAGAGCATCCTCTCG AGAAGAGACAAGCTGAAGCTTCTCGTATCAGGGACAAGTATCCAGATAGAATACCT GTCATCGTGGAAAGAGCCGAGAAGAGTGATGTCCCTGATATTGATAAGAAAaa GTACTTGGTCCCGGCTGATCTGACTGTTGGTCAGTTTGTTTATGTTGTGCGCAAGAGGATCAAGCTCAGTCCGGAGAAAGCCATCTTCATTTTCGTCAAGAACATTCTTCCACCTACTG CTGCTATAATGTCTGCCATTTATGAAGAGCACAAAGACGAAGATGGGTTTCTCTACATGAGTTACAGTGGCGAGAACACGTTCGGGATCTTCTAA